The Candidatus Polarisedimenticolaceae bacterium genome window below encodes:
- a CDS encoding DUF5916 domain-containing protein has product MCCGAAAIGLAASSLAADTPSLRAPSPAGRIRVDGVLDDPAWADAAVIADLNQQDPHPGEATPFHTEVRVLADADNVYFAFRCVDPEPDKIAVHTLQRDGNLDSDDHVTVVLDTFLDGRTGFYFSINAAGAKLDGLIFGPDNAGSDWDGIWEGRARRNSEGWTAEIALPAKTLHFAPNAHEWGLNVERVVPRHRLHLRWTATTLDAALIDVRRCGRLAGVDALRQGLGLSFVPYALARYEWERADENGSLKPAIGGDLYDNFTPSLTGVLTVNTDFAETEVDAEQINLTRFPLFFPEKRAFFLEGSSNFDFGVGLGTDFVPFFSRSVGLLDGRRVPILAGVKLFGRAGRWGIGVLDTFTDDLPPESGFAGAMRTNLGAARVTFDASEHLRLGTIVTDGDPSGATENRLFGADLVWQTSKLFGDKNFTAGSWWTRSGGDLGPGDPQGYGVMLDYPNDLWDMNVDYRHFGDALDPKLGFLPRRNVDWYSGYMAYQPRPGPGAFGWARQFFFEVEPKMIVNLQGVTETWRVFVAPFNVVTQHGDHFEADWIPTFEQLLDPFEVAPGVVIPPGGYHFTQVRVQAESSEHRPLAVSATSYFGGFFTGRLIQTILSGSATTRSGRHRVELVTENDYGYLPQGDFIERLHQLRWTYSQTPDLTFSLFTQYETTSRILGWNARFRWTLTPGDDFFVVWTRNWLRTEPDEPLRFQRDSDSVVVKLRWTFRK; this is encoded by the coding sequence ATGTGCTGCGGAGCCGCGGCGATCGGCCTCGCGGCGTCGAGCCTCGCGGCCGATACCCCGTCGCTCCGGGCGCCGTCGCCGGCGGGCCGGATCCGTGTCGACGGCGTTCTCGACGATCCCGCGTGGGCCGATGCCGCGGTCATCGCCGACTTGAACCAGCAAGATCCCCATCCCGGCGAGGCGACGCCGTTCCACACCGAGGTACGCGTCCTCGCCGATGCGGACAACGTCTACTTCGCGTTTCGGTGCGTCGATCCGGAGCCCGACAAGATCGCGGTGCACACCCTTCAGCGCGACGGCAACCTGGATAGCGACGACCATGTCACCGTGGTCCTGGACACCTTTCTCGACGGCCGCACGGGCTTCTATTTCTCGATCAACGCGGCCGGCGCGAAGCTCGACGGCCTGATCTTCGGGCCGGACAACGCCGGGAGCGATTGGGACGGGATCTGGGAGGGGAGAGCCCGGCGCAACTCCGAGGGGTGGACCGCGGAGATCGCGTTGCCGGCCAAGACGCTCCACTTTGCACCGAACGCCCACGAGTGGGGGCTCAACGTCGAGCGCGTGGTGCCGCGGCACCGCCTCCACCTTCGCTGGACGGCGACGACGCTCGACGCGGCCCTGATCGACGTCAGGCGATGCGGGCGTCTCGCGGGGGTCGACGCGCTCCGCCAGGGCCTGGGCTTGTCCTTCGTCCCGTACGCCCTCGCACGTTACGAGTGGGAACGCGCGGACGAGAACGGCTCGCTCAAGCCCGCGATCGGGGGCGACCTCTACGACAACTTCACGCCGAGCCTCACCGGGGTGCTCACGGTCAACACGGACTTCGCCGAGACGGAGGTCGACGCCGAGCAGATCAACCTGACCCGCTTTCCGCTGTTCTTCCCCGAGAAGCGCGCGTTCTTCCTCGAAGGCTCGTCGAACTTCGATTTCGGCGTCGGGTTGGGGACCGACTTCGTACCGTTCTTCTCCCGGAGCGTCGGCCTGCTCGACGGCCGGCGCGTCCCGATCCTCGCCGGCGTCAAGCTCTTCGGGCGCGCGGGGCGCTGGGGGATCGGGGTCCTCGACACCTTCACCGACGACCTGCCTCCGGAGAGCGGGTTCGCGGGCGCGATGCGAACGAACCTCGGCGCGGCGCGCGTCACGTTCGATGCCAGCGAGCACCTGCGCCTCGGGACCATCGTCACCGACGGCGATCCGAGCGGGGCGACGGAGAACCGCCTGTTCGGGGCGGATCTCGTCTGGCAGACCTCGAAGCTCTTCGGCGACAAGAATTTCACGGCGGGGAGCTGGTGGACGCGAAGCGGGGGAGACCTCGGCCCCGGCGACCCCCAGGGCTACGGCGTGATGCTCGACTATCCCAACGACCTGTGGGACATGAACGTCGACTATCGCCATTTCGGCGACGCCCTGGATCCGAAGCTCGGCTTCCTCCCGCGTCGCAACGTGGACTGGTACTCCGGCTACATGGCATACCAGCCGCGGCCCGGGCCGGGCGCGTTCGGTTGGGCGAGGCAGTTCTTCTTCGAGGTCGAGCCCAAGATGATCGTGAACCTCCAGGGCGTCACGGAGACGTGGCGCGTGTTCGTCGCCCCGTTCAACGTGGTGACGCAGCATGGCGACCACTTCGAGGCGGACTGGATCCCGACGTTCGAGCAGCTTCTCGATCCGTTCGAGGTCGCTCCCGGGGTCGTCATCCCCCCGGGCGGCTATCACTTCACGCAGGTCCGGGTGCAGGCGGAATCGTCCGAGCACCGGCCGCTCGCCGTCTCGGCGACGAGCTATTTCGGCGGCTTTTTCACGGGCCGCCTGATCCAGACGATCCTTTCCGGAAGCGCGACGACGCGGTCCGGCCGGCACCGTGTCGAGCTCGTCACGGAGAACGACTACGGCTACCTGCCCCAGGGGGACTTCATCGAGCGCCTCCATCAGCTCCGGTGGACGTACTCGCAAACTCCCGATCTCACGTTCTCGCTCTTCACCCAGTACGAGACGACGTCGCGCATCCTGGGCTGGAATGCGCGCTTCCGCTGGACACTCACGCCCGGCGACGACTTCTTCGTCGTTTGGACGCGCAACTGGCTTCGGACGGAACCGGACGAGCCGTTGCGCTTTCAGCGCGACAGCGATTCCGTGGTGGTCAAGCTGAGGTGGACGTTCAGGAAGTAG
- a CDS encoding sigma-70 family RNA polymerase sigma factor, which yields MTLTDEQSLATRRSLLSRLRDHEDRDSWQTFFDRYWRLLYNVARRAGLDDVDAQDVVQDTVIAVAKEIPEFRYDPALGSFKAWLFRILRRRVADHFRRLGRRPAEAGITPETLEETGHADAIVMRDGMSLSDAWDQEWERSVLDAAIAQVRAEVIPKHFQVFDACVLKEWPVAKVASTFGMNAAQVYLVRHRVSAAVKRAARRIEGERLKGRPV from the coding sequence GTGACCTTGACCGACGAGCAGTCCCTCGCAACGCGACGATCGCTGCTCAGCCGGCTGCGCGATCACGAGGACAGGGACAGCTGGCAGACGTTCTTCGATCGCTACTGGCGCCTGCTCTACAATGTCGCCAGGCGCGCCGGCCTCGATGACGTCGACGCACAGGACGTGGTGCAAGACACCGTGATCGCCGTCGCAAAGGAGATTCCCGAGTTCCGGTACGATCCGGCGCTCGGTTCGTTCAAAGCGTGGCTCTTCCGTATCCTGCGCCGCCGCGTCGCGGATCACTTCCGGAGACTCGGGCGCCGGCCGGCCGAGGCGGGCATCACGCCGGAGACGCTCGAAGAGACGGGCCATGCGGACGCGATCGTGATGCGGGACGGGATGAGCCTGAGCGACGCCTGGGACCAAGAGTGGGAACGCTCCGTGCTGGACGCCGCCATCGCGCAGGTGCGCGCCGAGGTGATCCCGAAACACTTCCAGGTGTTCGATGCCTGCGTGCTGAAGGAGTGGCCGGTCGCGAAGGTCGCATCGACCTTCGGAATGAACGCCGCGCAGGTTTATCTCGTGCGGCATCGCGTCTCTGCCGCCGTCAAGCGCGCCGCGCGCCGGATCGAGGGCGAAAGGCTGAAGGGCCGCCCCGTGTGA
- a CDS encoding EamA family transporter, translating into MNRQALSPRVEAIVAAVLFGAATPVSKLLLGTIQPLQLAGLLYLGAGFAGALYLVVSTKRSDSRGYRLSPNQVLALLGALVAGGLLAPILLLYGLRATPAGTTSLLLNFESVATALIAGVVFHEAVGRRTWLAIGLITAAGCLLALRTAASWGLSWGVLGIVGACVGWGLDNNWTRLISDWDPMAIVCIKGLGAGSLTSALALVLGQRFPEWREAAMAVGLGAVSYGWSIALFVRALRELGAARTGALFGTAPFLGALVSWAILKETPSAATAVAAPLMLAGAWLLLTESHGHFHHHPALEHDHTHTHDDGHHDHVHAGGDVPPGTRHSHPHRHEAMTHEHPHAPDLHHRHGHRRG; encoded by the coding sequence GTGAACCGGCAAGCCTTGTCGCCGCGCGTGGAAGCCATCGTCGCTGCCGTCCTCTTCGGTGCGGCGACCCCTGTATCGAAGCTGCTCCTGGGGACGATCCAGCCGCTCCAGCTCGCAGGACTGCTCTACTTGGGTGCGGGATTCGCGGGAGCGCTCTACCTCGTCGTGAGCACGAAGCGCTCCGATTCCAGGGGATACCGGCTGAGCCCGAATCAAGTCCTCGCGCTCCTCGGCGCGTTGGTGGCCGGCGGACTTCTCGCGCCGATCCTCTTGTTGTACGGCCTACGCGCGACTCCTGCCGGAACGACGTCGTTACTGCTGAATTTCGAATCGGTCGCGACCGCGCTGATCGCAGGCGTCGTCTTCCATGAAGCCGTCGGCCGCCGAACGTGGCTGGCGATCGGCCTGATCACGGCGGCGGGTTGCCTCCTCGCATTGCGGACGGCGGCGAGCTGGGGACTGTCGTGGGGCGTCCTCGGCATCGTCGGCGCGTGCGTGGGTTGGGGTCTCGACAACAACTGGACGCGACTGATCTCCGATTGGGACCCGATGGCGATCGTTTGCATCAAGGGGCTGGGCGCGGGGAGCCTGACGTCGGCGCTGGCGCTCGTGCTTGGCCAGCGATTTCCCGAATGGCGGGAGGCCGCGATGGCGGTCGGGCTCGGCGCCGTCAGCTACGGATGGAGCATCGCGCTCTTCGTTCGAGCGCTGCGGGAGCTGGGCGCCGCGCGGACCGGCGCCCTGTTCGGGACGGCGCCGTTCCTCGGCGCGTTGGTCTCGTGGGCGATCCTGAAGGAGACGCCGAGCGCGGCGACCGCCGTCGCCGCGCCGCTGATGCTCGCCGGCGCCTGGCTCCTCCTCACCGAATCGCACGGGCATTTCCATCACCATCCCGCGCTGGAGCACGACCACACCCACACCCACGACGACGGGCATCACGACCACGTCCACGCCGGCGGCGACGTGCCTCCCGGGACGCGCCATTCCCATCCTCATCGGCACGAAGCGATGACGCACGAACATCCGCACGCGCCGGACCTCCACCACCGGCACGGTCACCGCCGCGGGTAG